The region TGATCATCGTCATCGCCGTTCTGGATGCGACGCGGGTTTACCGGCTGACCCGCGCCACCGGGATGAACGTCATCGTCATGGATTACGTCGAGGCCGCCCGCCTGCGTGGCGAAGGCACATGGTGGATCATTCGCCACGAGGTGCTGCCCAACATCGCCGCGCCGCTGATCGCGGAATTCGGCCTGCGCTTCTGCTTTGTCTTTCTGACGATTTCCGCGCTCAGCTTCCTTGGGCTTGGCCTGCCGCCGCCGATGGCGGACTGGGGTGGCATGGTGCGCGACAATGCGGCGCTGATCGCCTTTGGTGATTCCACGCCCCTGCTGCCCGCGGCCTGCATCGCGGTGCTGACCGTTGCCGTCAACTTTGTCGTGGACTGGATGCTGCACCACGCCTCTGGCCTGAAGGAC is a window of Paracoccus methylovorus DNA encoding:
- a CDS encoding ABC transporter permease, with protein sequence MLGIAIIAAYAVIAIFAPLLAPHGEAEIVGAQFEPWGSNYLLGTDNLGRDLASRLIWGARNTVGVALATTVLAFVIGATTGLLAAALGGWPDMILSRIVDILMAVPALIFTLLALSALGPGIWNLIIVIAVLDATRVYRLTRATGMNVIVMDYVEAARLRGEGTWWIIRHEVLPNIAAPLIAEFGLRFCFVFLTISALSFLGLGLPPPMADWGGMVRDNAALIAFGDSTPLLPAACIAVLTVAVNFVVDWMLHHASGLKD